In Amycolatopsis methanolica 239, a single genomic region encodes these proteins:
- a CDS encoding tyrosine recombinase XerC, whose protein sequence is MSARESRGRKTDLHALRDALPRAAAELVDAYERHLGLERGLSPHTVRAYVGDVVSLLGFLHGEEPRPDAAALEGLDIGALRAWLADQRNGGAGRTTLARRAASARTFTAWARRQGALDHDPGAKLVAPRVHRTLPPVLRPDEAEDVLTAAGSGAAQQEPVTLRDLAVLELLYATGMRVSELCGLDVDDVDFGRRLVRVLGKGGKERMVPFGAPADRALRGWLDHGRPAVAGAVAKPHASALFLGVRGGRLDPRTVRRVVHEALDAVPSAADMGPHGLRHTAATHLLEGGADLRSVQELLGHATLATTQLYTHVTVERLKAIHDQAHPRSR, encoded by the coding sequence ATGTCCGCACGGGAATCTCGGGGCCGCAAAACGGACCTGCACGCCCTCCGGGACGCCCTGCCGCGCGCCGCCGCCGAGCTGGTCGACGCCTACGAACGCCACCTCGGGCTCGAGCGGGGGTTGTCCCCGCACACGGTGCGCGCGTACGTCGGGGACGTGGTGTCCCTGCTGGGGTTCCTGCACGGTGAGGAGCCGCGGCCGGATGCCGCCGCGCTCGAGGGCCTGGACATCGGAGCGCTGCGGGCCTGGCTCGCTGATCAGCGCAACGGGGGAGCCGGCCGGACCACCCTGGCACGGAGGGCGGCCTCGGCTCGGACCTTCACCGCCTGGGCCCGCCGCCAGGGCGCGCTCGACCACGACCCGGGCGCGAAGCTGGTCGCGCCACGCGTGCACCGGACCCTGCCGCCGGTGCTGCGGCCGGACGAGGCCGAGGACGTCCTGACGGCCGCGGGCAGCGGCGCGGCGCAGCAGGAGCCGGTCACCTTGCGTGATCTCGCTGTCCTCGAGTTGCTCTACGCGACGGGTATGCGCGTGTCCGAGCTGTGCGGGCTCGATGTCGACGACGTGGACTTCGGGCGCAGGCTCGTCCGGGTCCTCGGCAAGGGCGGCAAGGAGCGCATGGTCCCGTTCGGCGCACCGGCCGACCGGGCCTTGCGTGGCTGGCTGGACCACGGCCGGCCGGCGGTGGCGGGTGCGGTGGCGAAGCCGCACGCGTCCGCGCTGTTCCTCGGCGTGCGAGGCGGTCGGCTGGACCCGAGAACGGTCCGGCGGGTGGTGCACGAGGCTCTCGACGCGGTGCCCTCGGCGGCCGACATGGGCCCGCACGGCCTGCGGCACACCGCGGCGACGCACCTGCTGGAGGGCGGTGCCGACCTTCGCAGCGTTCAGGAGCTACTCGGTCACGCTACGCTTGCCACGACACAGCTCTACACCCACGTGACCGTCGAGCGGTTGAAGGCGATCCATGACCAAGCCCACCCCCGATCCCGATGA
- a CDS encoding FliA/WhiG family RNA polymerase sigma factor, whose amino-acid sequence MQPRSEPDSGLRSEHTGAPVPGVGARGDALAAGGEAPDGARLIASGDSQAAEGTPGRADASGATRPAADIEPLASETAVTSTAPAGGSSARSAGDGDSAIQAVWREFRERPEQRLRERLVLHYAPLVKYVAGRVGTGLPTHVDVSDLIQSGIFGLIDAIEKFEPERGLRFETYAMQRIRGAILDDLRSQDWVPRVVRSRAREVERALERLGGRLRRTPTDTEVAAELGITLDELRDLYSQLQLTSVVALEDLMAAGRESGSLVDTLPDDDAIDPVAVLVDRDNRRQLAEAIAQLTERDRIVVSLYYFERLTLAEIGRVLGVTESRVSQLHTRAVLRLRARLTEQAGV is encoded by the coding sequence ATGCAGCCCAGGTCCGAACCGGACAGTGGGCTTCGGAGCGAACACACAGGCGCACCCGTCCCGGGCGTCGGAGCTCGCGGTGATGCGCTCGCGGCCGGTGGCGAGGCACCGGACGGGGCCCGGCTCATCGCGAGCGGCGATTCCCAAGCCGCGGAAGGGACGCCCGGCCGCGCGGACGCGTCTGGGGCCACTCGCCCAGCTGCGGACATCGAGCCGCTGGCCAGTGAAACGGCAGTCACCAGCACCGCTCCAGCGGGTGGGTCCTCCGCCCGGAGCGCGGGGGACGGTGACTCCGCGATCCAGGCCGTGTGGCGCGAGTTCCGCGAACGTCCGGAGCAGCGGCTGCGCGAGCGCCTGGTCCTGCACTACGCGCCGCTGGTCAAGTACGTCGCCGGGCGGGTCGGCACCGGGCTGCCCACGCACGTCGACGTCAGCGACCTGATCCAGTCCGGCATCTTCGGCCTGATCGACGCCATCGAGAAGTTCGAACCCGAGCGTGGCCTGCGGTTCGAGACCTACGCGATGCAGCGCATCCGCGGCGCGATCCTCGACGACCTGCGCTCGCAGGACTGGGTGCCCCGAGTGGTGCGCAGCCGCGCCCGTGAGGTGGAGCGCGCCCTCGAACGCCTCGGCGGCAGGTTGCGCCGCACCCCGACCGACACCGAGGTCGCCGCCGAGCTGGGCATCACCCTCGACGAGCTGCGCGACCTCTACAGCCAGCTGCAGCTGACCAGCGTGGTCGCGCTCGAGGACCTCATGGCGGCAGGCCGGGAGAGCGGCTCGCTGGTCGACACGCTCCCCGACGACGACGCCATCGACCCCGTCGCCGTGCTCGTCGACCGGGACAACCGCCGCCAGCTCGCCGAGGCCATCGCGCAGCTCACGGAACGCGACCGGATCGTGGTCAGCCTCTACTACTTCGAACGGCTGACGCTCGCTGAGATCGGGCGCGTCCTTGGTGTCACCGAGTCGCGGGTCAGCCAGCTGCACACACGCGCCGTCCTCCGGCTGCGGGCTCGGCTCACGGAGCAGGCCGGGGTCTAG
- a CDS encoding DUF2469 domain-containing protein: MSAEDLEKYETEMELSLYREYRDIVSQFSYVVETERRFYLANAVDVQVRDSGGDVYFEVRMSDAWVWDMYRPARFVKNVRVITFKDVNVEELEKPELRLPEEGPFSS; this comes from the coding sequence ATGAGCGCAGAGGATCTCGAAAAGTACGAGACCGAGATGGAGCTGTCGCTGTACCGGGAGTACCGCGACATCGTCAGCCAGTTCTCGTACGTGGTGGAGACCGAGCGGCGGTTCTACCTGGCCAACGCGGTGGACGTGCAGGTCAGGGACAGCGGGGGAGACGTCTACTTCGAGGTTCGCATGTCCGACGCGTGGGTGTGGGACATGTACCGTCCGGCCCGGTTCGTCAAGAACGTCCGCGTGATCACGTTCAAGGACGTGAACGTGGAGGAGCTGGAAAAGCCAGAGCTGAGACTCCCCGAAGAGGGCCCGTTCTCCAGCTGA
- the dprA gene encoding DNA-processing protein DprA: MTTPESVSDKLDAVRLARSYLVRVAEPPAPAVVDFVAQHGPVAAAEAIRAGNCPSRVRDETEARRTHDHAQRDLDEGARLGMRLLIPEDDEWPGWPLLSLQLAASRGVQGVAPPLALWVRGQVRFDEVTEQAVAIVGARAATGYGEHVAGDFAAALAGQGISVFSGAAYGVDGAAHRGTLFVGGTTVALLGCGLDAGYPAGHVVLLDKIAEHGGLVVSEYPPGTPPARHRFLVRNRLIAALSEGTIVVEAGRRSGARNTATIAGALGKVVMAVPGPVTSALSIGCHELIRESGATLVASVDDVIETVGRLGTPRPEKVRSKRPTDGLGPDALRVHEALDRREGKSAEQIATESGVPVARVRALLPALELDEFAARCESGWRRRTRR, encoded by the coding sequence ATGACAACCCCCGAGTCCGTGAGCGACAAGCTCGACGCAGTGCGCCTGGCCCGCTCCTACCTGGTTCGCGTCGCCGAGCCGCCGGCCCCCGCCGTGGTCGACTTCGTCGCCCAGCACGGGCCCGTCGCGGCAGCCGAGGCGATTCGCGCCGGCAACTGTCCCAGCCGCGTGCGCGACGAGACCGAGGCCCGCCGCACGCACGACCACGCTCAGCGCGACCTCGACGAGGGGGCTCGCCTCGGCATGCGGCTGCTCATCCCGGAGGACGACGAGTGGCCCGGCTGGCCGCTCCTGTCCCTTCAACTCGCCGCCAGCCGTGGTGTGCAGGGCGTCGCCCCGCCGCTCGCGTTGTGGGTGCGCGGCCAGGTCCGCTTCGACGAGGTCACCGAGCAGGCCGTGGCGATCGTCGGCGCGCGAGCCGCCACCGGGTACGGCGAGCACGTCGCCGGCGACTTCGCCGCCGCACTGGCCGGCCAGGGCATCTCGGTCTTCTCCGGCGCCGCCTACGGGGTCGATGGCGCGGCGCACCGCGGGACTCTCTTCGTCGGCGGCACCACCGTCGCGTTGCTCGGCTGTGGTCTCGACGCCGGGTATCCCGCCGGGCACGTCGTCCTGCTCGACAAGATCGCCGAGCACGGTGGGCTCGTCGTCAGCGAGTACCCGCCGGGCACACCGCCGGCCCGCCACCGGTTCCTCGTCCGCAACCGCCTCATCGCGGCGCTCAGCGAGGGCACGATCGTCGTGGAAGCAGGCCGGCGCAGTGGCGCCCGCAACACCGCGACCATAGCCGGAGCGCTCGGCAAGGTGGTGATGGCCGTGCCAGGGCCGGTCACCTCCGCGTTGTCGATCGGCTGTCACGAACTGATCCGCGAGTCCGGCGCCACGCTCGTGGCCTCGGTCGACGACGTGATCGAAACCGTCGGGCGGCTGGGCACGCCCAGGCCCGAGAAGGTCCGCTCGAAACGGCCGACGGACGGTCTCGGCCCGGACGCCCTGCGCGTCCACGAGGCGCTCGACCGGCGCGAGGGCAAATCCGCCGAGCAGATCGCGACCGAATCCGGGGTGCCGGTCGCCCGGGTCCGGGCGCTGCTGCCCGCCCTCGAACTCGACGAGTTCGCCGCGCGCTGCGAGAGCGGCTGGCGTCGCAGGACGAGGAGGTGA
- a CDS encoding YraN family protein: MTTAARPARHLTLGRRGEDIAARHLQKLGFVVLARNWRCRQGELDLIATDGRTLVVCEVKTRTRESFGDPAEAVTEDKIARIRRLAGQWLSIHRVGWCRVRFDVIAVYADGDGEPRVRHIPGAF, translated from the coding sequence ATGACCACCGCGGCCAGACCTGCCCGCCACCTGACACTGGGCCGCCGGGGCGAGGACATCGCCGCGCGCCACCTGCAGAAGCTCGGCTTCGTCGTGCTGGCCAGGAACTGGCGCTGCCGCCAGGGCGAGCTCGACCTCATCGCCACCGACGGCCGCACCCTCGTTGTCTGCGAGGTCAAGACCCGCACCCGGGAGAGCTTCGGCGATCCCGCGGAGGCGGTCACCGAGGACAAGATCGCCCGTATCCGGCGCCTCGCCGGCCAGTGGCTCAGCATCCACCGCGTCGGCTGGTGCCGGGTCCGTTTCGATGTCATCGCGGTCTACGCGGACGGCGACGGCGAACCCCGCGTCCGGCACATCCCGGGAGCATTCTGA
- a CDS encoding murein hydrolase activator EnvC family protein, with amino-acid sequence MARAVAGELDPRFGWPLSPKPAVVRPFQAPSGPYGPGHRGVDLAVAPGQQVLAAGPGVVVFAGLVAGRPVVSIDHDGGLRTTYEPVVPSVPVGTQVWRGQPVGVVEAGHPGCPVEACLHWGVRRGEEYLNPLPLVQTGLAIRLKPWTG; translated from the coding sequence GTGGCTCGCGCGGTGGCGGGCGAGCTCGATCCCCGGTTCGGGTGGCCGTTGTCCCCGAAACCGGCGGTCGTCCGGCCGTTCCAGGCGCCGTCCGGGCCCTATGGGCCGGGCCACCGCGGCGTCGACCTGGCCGTGGCGCCCGGTCAGCAGGTCCTGGCCGCAGGGCCGGGCGTGGTGGTGTTCGCGGGGCTCGTCGCCGGGCGGCCGGTGGTCTCGATCGACCACGACGGCGGGCTGCGGACCACCTACGAGCCGGTCGTGCCGTCGGTCCCGGTCGGCACGCAGGTGTGGCGGGGACAGCCGGTCGGGGTCGTCGAGGCCGGGCATCCGGGTTGTCCGGTCGAGGCCTGCCTGCACTGGGGCGTCCGGCGGGGCGAGGAATACCTGAACCCGCTCCCCCTGGTCCAAACCGGCTTGGCGATCCGGCTCAAGCCGTGGACCGGCTAG
- the rplS gene encoding 50S ribosomal protein L19 produces the protein MNTLDALDAQSLRSDIPNFRPGDTLKVHVRVIEGNRERVQVFQGVVIRRQGGGIRETFTVRKVSFGVGVERTFPVHSPNIAKIEVHKRGDVRRAKLYYLRELRGKAAKIKERREAPTAS, from the coding sequence ATGAACACCCTGGACGCCCTGGACGCTCAGTCGCTGCGTTCCGACATCCCGAACTTCCGCCCGGGTGACACGCTGAAGGTGCACGTTCGCGTCATCGAGGGAAACCGTGAGCGTGTTCAGGTTTTCCAGGGCGTCGTGATCCGCCGCCAGGGTGGCGGTATTCGCGAGACCTTCACCGTGCGCAAGGTTTCGTTCGGTGTCGGCGTGGAGCGCACTTTCCCGGTGCACAGCCCGAACATCGCGAAGATCGAGGTACACAAGCGCGGTGACGTGCGTCGCGCCAAGCTGTACTACCTGCGTGAGCTGCGCGGCAAGGCCGCCAAGATCAAGGAGCGCCGCGAGGCCCCGACCGCGTCCTGA
- a CDS encoding YifB family Mg chelatase-like AAA ATPase — protein MPLGRAWSVALVGLDGRLVEVEADLGGGLPGVKMIGLPDAGLREAKDRVRSAIRNSGQHWPEDKLTLGLFPANLPKLGSGYDLAIAVAILASAGKVPATRLLGTVLLGELALDGRVREVRGVLPGLLAAREEGIKRAIVPSQTLFEAALVDGLEVYGAARLRDVVAWLEGENALARPEPPTETEPPKGLDLADVVGQPEARWALEVAAAGAHHLLLTGPPGVGKTMLAKRLPGLLPMLSPEESLEVTAVHSINGKLTAKAPLIKVPPFVAPHYSVSEAALIGGGAGIATPGLISRAHRGVLFLDEAAEFGSQRLDSLRTVLEEGEVSIARARGSVCYPARFQLVMATNPCPCAPPRETDCTCSPTERRRYLSRLSGPLLDRVDLRVRLRPMTAMGRHESGEPEPTEVVRKRVLAARDHAAARWSEHGWKTNAEVPGPALHREFALPPTTTALLNRSLERGTVTARGVDRCLRIAWTLADLADVDEPQADHVAAALEFRDRRAA, from the coding sequence ATGCCGCTCGGACGCGCGTGGTCGGTGGCCCTCGTCGGCCTCGACGGCCGCTTGGTCGAGGTCGAGGCCGACCTGGGCGGTGGTTTGCCCGGGGTCAAGATGATCGGCCTGCCCGACGCCGGTCTGCGCGAAGCGAAGGACAGGGTCCGGTCGGCCATCCGCAACTCGGGCCAGCACTGGCCGGAGGACAAGCTCACCCTCGGCCTGTTCCCGGCGAACCTGCCCAAGCTCGGGTCGGGCTACGACCTCGCGATCGCGGTCGCCATCCTCGCGTCGGCGGGCAAGGTCCCGGCCACCCGGCTGCTCGGCACGGTCCTGCTGGGCGAGCTGGCGCTCGATGGCCGGGTGCGCGAAGTCCGCGGTGTCCTGCCCGGTCTGCTCGCGGCCCGCGAGGAAGGCATCAAGCGCGCGATCGTGCCGTCCCAGACGCTGTTCGAGGCTGCCCTGGTCGACGGCCTTGAGGTCTATGGCGCAGCCAGGCTGCGGGACGTCGTGGCCTGGCTGGAAGGCGAAAACGCCCTGGCTCGGCCTGAACCACCCACCGAGACCGAGCCGCCCAAGGGGCTGGACCTCGCGGACGTGGTCGGACAGCCCGAGGCCCGCTGGGCGCTCGAAGTGGCGGCCGCGGGCGCACACCACCTCCTCCTCACCGGTCCACCGGGCGTCGGGAAGACCATGCTCGCCAAGCGCCTGCCCGGTCTTCTGCCGATGCTCTCGCCGGAGGAGTCGCTCGAGGTCACCGCCGTGCATTCGATCAACGGCAAACTGACGGCCAAGGCTCCGCTGATCAAAGTCCCGCCGTTCGTCGCGCCGCACTACTCGGTGTCCGAGGCCGCCCTCATCGGTGGCGGCGCGGGCATCGCCACACCCGGGCTGATCAGCCGCGCCCACCGGGGGGTCCTCTTCTTGGACGAAGCGGCGGAGTTCGGATCGCAGCGCCTGGACTCCCTGCGCACGGTCCTGGAGGAGGGCGAGGTCAGCATCGCCCGCGCCCGCGGTTCGGTCTGCTACCCGGCGCGCTTCCAGCTCGTGATGGCCACCAACCCGTGCCCGTGCGCGCCACCCCGCGAAACCGACTGCACGTGCTCGCCGACGGAGCGCCGCCGCTACCTCAGCAGGTTGTCCGGCCCGTTGCTCGACCGCGTCGACCTGCGTGTCCGGCTGCGCCCGATGACGGCGATGGGCCGCCACGAGAGCGGCGAGCCCGAGCCGACGGAGGTGGTCCGCAAACGCGTCCTGGCTGCCCGCGACCATGCCGCCGCCCGCTGGAGCGAGCACGGTTGGAAGACCAATGCGGAGGTCCCTGGCCCAGCCCTGCACCGCGAGTTCGCCCTGCCACCCACCACGACAGCACTGCTGAACCGAAGCTTGGAACGCGGCACGGTGACCGCCCGAGGCGTCGACAGGTGCCTCCGGATCGCCTGGACCCTGGCCGACCTCGCCGACGTCGACGAACCCCAAGCCGACCACGTCGCCGCCGCGCTGGAGTTTCGAGACCGGAGGGCCGCATGA
- the lepB gene encoding signal peptidase I has translation MVEPVPSSAAEDEPERPDPDDSADAGANGKRRRRKPKKQRSFWVELPILIVVALALAFVFQQFLARVYTIPSGSMETTLHGCTGCYGDKVLVDKITYDFTDPEPGDVVVFKGPEPWVENEVATERSGNAVVRFFQNIGSVFGLAPPDERDFVKRIIATGGQTVQCCDSQNRVVVDGKALDEPYIHWENPDNQRQEPFDPVTVPDGYVWVMGDNRNDSCDSRCQGGGGVRGAVPVDNIIGKARIIVLPPSRWGGVSDHNPQAAAQPAALGMSAPAWQEGVPLGFGVVAAWPAVWGGRRLGSKVREAVERKR, from the coding sequence GTGGTCGAACCTGTGCCCTCCAGCGCCGCTGAGGACGAGCCCGAACGCCCGGATCCGGACGACAGTGCCGATGCCGGCGCAAATGGGAAACGGCGTCGCCGTAAACCCAAGAAGCAGCGCTCGTTCTGGGTCGAACTTCCGATTCTGATCGTGGTCGCGCTGGCGCTGGCATTCGTGTTCCAGCAATTCCTGGCGCGGGTCTACACAATTCCTTCGGGGTCGATGGAGACCACGCTGCACGGATGCACCGGGTGCTACGGCGACAAGGTCCTCGTCGACAAGATCACCTACGACTTCACCGACCCTGAACCGGGTGACGTCGTGGTGTTCAAGGGGCCTGAGCCGTGGGTGGAGAACGAGGTCGCGACCGAGCGGTCGGGCAACGCGGTGGTGCGGTTCTTCCAGAACATCGGTTCGGTGTTCGGGCTGGCGCCACCGGACGAACGCGACTTCGTCAAGCGGATCATCGCGACCGGTGGCCAGACCGTCCAGTGCTGTGACTCCCAGAACCGGGTCGTCGTCGACGGCAAGGCCCTGGACGAGCCCTACATCCACTGGGAGAATCCAGACAACCAGCGGCAGGAGCCGTTCGACCCGGTGACGGTGCCGGACGGCTACGTCTGGGTGATGGGCGACAACCGCAACGACTCGTGCGACTCGCGCTGCCAGGGCGGCGGCGGGGTCCGCGGTGCCGTCCCGGTGGACAACATCATCGGCAAGGCACGCATCATCGTGCTGCCACCCAGCCGGTGGGGCGGGGTCAGCGACCACAATCCGCAGGCCGCCGCACAGCCGGCCGCGCTCGGCATGAGCGCTCCGGCGTGGCAGGAAGGCGTTCCGCTCGGGTTCGGGGTCGTCGCCGCGTGGCCCGCGGTGTGGGGTGGACGGCGACTGGGCTCGAAGGTGCGCGAGGCGGTCGAGCGAAAGCGGTAA
- a CDS encoding ribonuclease HII, giving the protein MVRGETAWGLQSALDRRGLGPVAGVDEAGRGACAGPLVVASCVLRPGDAARLAELNDSKLLTALARERVYERLLVRALDYSIVVISPEEVDQLGIHVTNIEGMRRAVAGLRECPGYVLTDGFKVPGLPAPSVPVIKGDRAVACVAAASVLAKVTRDRIMAETHLEYPMYGFDVHKGYTTADHGAALVEHGPCEVHRWSYTNVAAAAAAHGVRPPRKVMLTAAALGQSDAPARALEGTVVQNGSSAAGERSNSRGGARIS; this is encoded by the coding sequence ATCGTCCGGGGTGAGACGGCGTGGGGTCTGCAGTCGGCGCTCGACCGGCGTGGCCTCGGCCCGGTGGCCGGGGTCGACGAGGCGGGCCGCGGAGCCTGCGCTGGTCCGCTGGTGGTCGCGTCGTGCGTGCTCCGGCCGGGGGACGCGGCGCGGCTGGCGGAGCTGAACGACTCGAAGCTGCTGACCGCGCTGGCCAGGGAGCGCGTCTACGAGCGGCTCCTGGTGCGTGCCCTGGACTATTCGATCGTCGTCATTTCACCCGAAGAGGTGGATCAGCTCGGCATCCATGTCACCAACATCGAGGGCATGCGCCGGGCGGTGGCGGGGTTGCGGGAGTGCCCTGGGTACGTGCTGACGGACGGTTTCAAGGTGCCGGGTCTGCCGGCGCCGAGCGTGCCGGTGATCAAGGGGGACCGGGCGGTCGCGTGCGTGGCGGCCGCGTCGGTGCTGGCCAAGGTGACGCGGGACCGGATCATGGCCGAGACGCACCTGGAGTATCCGATGTACGGATTCGATGTGCACAAGGGGTACACGACCGCGGACCACGGCGCGGCGCTCGTCGAACACGGGCCGTGTGAGGTACACCGGTGGTCGTACACCAATGTGGCAGCGGCGGCCGCCGCCCACGGAGTGCGACCGCCGCGGAAGGTCATGCTCACCGCTGCTGCATTGGGGCAGTCCGATGCTCCGGCACGTGCTCTGGAGGGCACCGTGGTTCAGAATGGGAGTTCCGCCGCCGGAGAACGGTCGAACTCGCGAGGAGGGGCGCGGATTTCATGA
- a CDS encoding RNA-binding protein codes for MSFLADSLEHLVRGIVDNPDDVRVDLITTRRGRTLEVHVHPDDLGKVIGRGGRTATALRTVMGGIGGRGVRVDVVDTDR; via the coding sequence GTGAGCTTCCTCGCCGACTCCCTCGAACACCTGGTGCGCGGGATCGTGGACAACCCGGACGACGTCCGGGTCGACCTGATCACCACCCGCCGCGGTCGCACGCTCGAGGTCCACGTCCACCCGGACGACCTCGGCAAGGTCATCGGCCGAGGCGGCCGGACGGCGACCGCGCTGCGCACCGTCATGGGCGGCATCGGTGGCCGCGGCGTCCGCGTGGACGTCGTCGACACCGACCGCTGA
- the rpsP gene encoding 30S ribosomal protein S16, translated as MAVKIKLQRLGKIRAPYYRIIVADARTRRDGKAIESIGKYHPKSEPSFIEVDSERAQYWLGVGAQPTEPVQRILEITGDWQKFKGLPGAEGTLKTAAPKPTKEELFNAALAAAGEEPANEATTPKKKSAKKADDEAAKDEA; from the coding sequence GTGGCCGTCAAGATCAAGCTCCAGCGCCTCGGCAAGATCCGTGCGCCGTACTACCGCATCATCGTCGCGGACGCCCGCACCCGCCGGGACGGCAAGGCGATCGAGTCGATCGGCAAGTACCACCCGAAGTCCGAGCCGAGCTTCATCGAGGTCGACTCCGAGCGCGCCCAGTACTGGCTGGGTGTCGGCGCGCAGCCGACCGAGCCGGTGCAGCGCATCCTGGAGATCACCGGTGACTGGCAGAAGTTCAAGGGCCTGCCGGGCGCCGAGGGCACGCTGAAGACCGCCGCGCCGAAGCCGACCAAGGAGGAGCTGTTCAACGCGGCCCTCGCGGCTGCCGGTGAGGAGCCCGCCAACGAGGCCACCACCCCGAAGAAGAAGTCGGCCAAGAAGGCCGACGACGAGGCGGCGAAGGACGAGGCGTGA
- the rimM gene encoding ribosome maturation factor RimM (Essential for efficient processing of 16S rRNA): MDVVVGRVAKAHGVRGELAVDIRTDSPEERFRDGATVTARFRDGTTRPLTVAAARPHSGRLLVTFEQVVTREAAEALRGALLLADTADLPPSDDPDEFYDHELEGLRAELSDGEVIGTVTEVVHAPHGELLALDRDGRTVLVPFVQAIVPVVDVKGGRVVVDPPEGLLDDAG; the protein is encoded by the coding sequence GTGGACGTCGTCGTCGGGCGGGTCGCCAAGGCCCACGGTGTGCGCGGTGAACTCGCCGTGGACATCCGGACCGACTCGCCCGAGGAACGCTTCCGCGACGGCGCGACGGTGACCGCGCGTTTCCGCGACGGCACCACGCGCCCGCTGACCGTCGCAGCCGCCCGCCCCCACAGCGGGCGGCTGCTGGTCACGTTCGAGCAGGTGGTGACGCGCGAGGCCGCCGAGGCCCTGCGCGGCGCCCTGCTGCTCGCCGACACCGCCGATCTACCGCCATCGGACGACCCGGACGAGTTCTACGACCACGAACTCGAGGGTCTGCGTGCCGAGCTGAGCGACGGCGAGGTGATCGGCACCGTCACCGAGGTCGTGCACGCCCCGCACGGCGAGCTGCTCGCGCTCGACCGCGACGGGCGCACCGTCCTCGTGCCGTTCGTGCAGGCCATCGTCCCCGTGGTGGACGTCAAGGGCGGCCGTGTCGTGGTCGATCCGCCCGAGGGCCTGCTCGACGACGCCGGCTGA
- the trmD gene encoding tRNA (guanosine(37)-N1)-methyltransferase TrmD, translating to MRIDVVTIFPEYLDPLRAALLGRAIERGLIEVGVHDLRDWTHDVHRAVDDAPYGGGPGMVMKPQVWGDALDAVCGPETRLVVPTPAGRPFTQEMAHSYAREKHLVFACGRYEGIDQRVIDDAARRMPVDEVSIGDYVLVGGEAAVLVMVEATVRLLPGVLGNPVSAEQDSFSDGLLEGPSYTRPEVWRDLSVPEVLRSGNHALIDRWRRDQALERTLLRRPDLLDRLPEGTLDQRDLAVLDRVRSEQRQAG from the coding sequence GTGCGGATCGACGTCGTCACCATCTTCCCCGAGTACCTGGACCCGCTGCGGGCCGCGTTGCTGGGCCGCGCCATCGAGCGCGGGCTGATCGAGGTCGGGGTGCACGATCTGCGGGACTGGACGCACGACGTGCACCGCGCCGTCGACGATGCGCCCTACGGCGGTGGTCCCGGCATGGTCATGAAGCCCCAGGTCTGGGGCGACGCGCTGGACGCGGTGTGCGGGCCGGAGACCCGGCTGGTCGTGCCGACGCCGGCGGGCCGCCCGTTCACGCAGGAAATGGCGCACTCGTACGCCCGGGAAAAGCACCTGGTGTTCGCCTGCGGCCGCTACGAGGGCATCGACCAGCGCGTGATCGACGACGCCGCGCGCCGGATGCCGGTCGATGAGGTGTCCATCGGCGACTACGTGCTGGTCGGTGGCGAAGCCGCGGTCCTCGTCATGGTCGAGGCCACGGTGCGGCTCCTGCCCGGCGTGCTGGGCAACCCCGTGTCGGCCGAGCAGGACTCCTTCTCCGACGGCCTCCTCGAAGGCCCCAGCTACACGCGCCCCGAGGTGTGGCGTGACCTGTCCGTGCCCGAGGTGCTGAGGTCGGGCAACCACGCGCTGATCGACCGCTGGCGGCGCGACCAGGCCCTCGAACGCACCCTCCTGCGCCGCCCCGATCTCCTCGACCGGTTGCCGGAAGGTACGCTGGACCAGCGCGATCTCGCCGTACTCGACCGTGTCCGGTCCGAGCAGCGGCAGGCCGGGTGA